The following proteins come from a genomic window of Actinomycetes bacterium:
- a CDS encoding DUF1015 domain-containing protein, translating into MVEILPFKGLVYNQSKVDDLSRVISPPYDVITPDLDKKLRKLSPYNIINLIVPSGSGTVDKYRQANLIMQEWIKENILKFDPNSCFYLIEESFMLDGVPKSITGFIGLTKIEDYKTQKVLRHENTLPKPKQDRLKLLENTRTNFGLVYTVYRDSSHLIRDISNSFAPDISINPEYDNSLGFKMWRICQPDIIENITGLMAPKSILIADGHHRYETSRIYYRQSIQKGLPAWGQQYILTLFVNSNQKDITVYPTYRLVKMVKATDSGHLARRAKPFFNVSFASLKELDIKKFMSTHRKEKNPAFIIYLGKDKVMTATYKKKLQKNDLWQDLDVNILHNIFLKEVIEPGNIENISFTHSLDQLKHEIDRNVYHMGILLNAPTVDEVETLSRQGFLMPQKSTYFYPKPCTGLVMYKFKN; encoded by the coding sequence GTGGTTGAAATACTTCCATTTAAAGGATTAGTTTATAATCAGTCCAAAGTAGATGATTTATCCAGGGTTATATCTCCACCCTATGATGTTATAACCCCGGACCTGGATAAAAAACTTAGAAAACTTTCACCATATAACATTATAAATCTTATAGTGCCTAGCGGTTCCGGTACTGTAGACAAATACCGGCAGGCAAATCTGATCATGCAGGAATGGATCAAGGAAAATATTTTAAAATTTGACCCCAATAGCTGTTTCTACCTAATTGAAGAAAGTTTTATGCTGGATGGCGTTCCTAAAAGCATTACCGGATTCATTGGTTTAACCAAAATTGAAGACTACAAAACACAAAAAGTATTGAGGCATGAAAATACACTGCCCAAACCCAAACAAGACCGGCTTAAACTTCTGGAAAATACCAGGACTAATTTTGGTTTGGTCTACACCGTTTATCGGGATTCTTCCCATTTAATAAGGGATATATCAAATAGTTTCGCCCCGGATATCAGCATTAATCCAGAATATGATAACAGCCTTGGTTTTAAAATGTGGAGGATCTGCCAGCCAGATATTATAGAAAATATAACCGGTCTGATGGCCCCCAAGTCTATCCTTATTGCCGATGGCCATCACCGTTATGAAACCTCCAGGATTTATTACAGACAATCAATTCAGAAGGGTCTTCCTGCTTGGGGACAGCAATATATACTAACCCTGTTTGTAAACAGCAACCAGAAAGATATAACCGTATATCCCACTTACCGTCTGGTTAAGATGGTTAAGGCTACAGACAGCGGCCATCTGGCACGGAGGGCAAAGCCCTTTTTTAATGTAAGTTTTGCTTCCTTAAAAGAATTGGATATTAAGAAGTTTATGTCCACCCACCGGAAGGAAAAAAATCCCGCCTTTATTATTTATCTGGGAAAAGATAAGGTTATGACTGCCACTTATAAAAAAAAGCTGCAGAAAAACGACCTGTGGCAGGATCTGGATGTTAACATACTCCATAACATATTTCTAAAAGAAGTGATTGAACCGGGCAATATAGAGAACATATCTTTTACCCATTCACTGGATCAACTGAAACATGAAATTGACCGTAATGTTTACCATATGGGTATCCTGTTAAATGCTCCTACTGTGGATGAAGTTGAAACCTTGTCCAGACAGGGCTTTTTAATGCCCCAGAAATCTACCTACTTCTATCCAAAACCCTGCACTGGACTGGTTATGTATAAATTTAAAAATTAA
- the hypB gene encoding hydrogenase nickel incorporation protein HypB → MKVKVVENVLAYNKEHAQQNRKLFEKNGVFVINILSSPGAGKTSLIIETLKRLKDEYKVGVIEGDISSTHDADKIKQYTDSVVQINTGGSCHLNASMVKQAMEKLDLEDLDIVFIENVGNLICPVNFDLGENLMAVLASVNEGDDKPVKYPPVFIKSGLILLNKMDMLKTSDFNLDFFMEKVEQLNPQAEVIGFSCKTGENLDNWIKWLKENINHT, encoded by the coding sequence ATGAAAGTTAAAGTAGTGGAAAATGTGCTGGCCTACAATAAAGAACACGCGCAGCAAAACCGAAAATTATTTGAGAAAAACGGTGTATTTGTAATAAATATCTTATCTTCACCGGGAGCGGGTAAGACCTCCCTTATAATAGAAACTTTAAAAAGGTTAAAAGATGAATATAAGGTTGGGGTTATAGAAGGAGACATATCTTCCACCCATGATGCAGATAAAATAAAGCAGTATACTGATTCAGTGGTTCAGATTAACACCGGAGGCAGCTGCCACCTTAATGCTTCCATGGTGAAACAAGCCATGGAAAAACTGGATCTTGAAGATTTAGATATTGTGTTTATAGAAAATGTCGGCAACCTTATCTGCCCGGTTAATTTTGATCTTGGAGAAAATCTCATGGCTGTACTTGCTTCAGTAAACGAAGGTGATGACAAGCCGGTCAAATATCCTCCTGTGTTTATTAAAAGTGGCTTGATACTTCTTAATAAAATGGATATGCTAAAAACCAGTGATTTTAATCTGGATTTCTTTATGGAAAAAGTTGAGCAATTAAACCCTCAAGCTGAAGTGATTGGTTTTTCATGTAAAACCGGGGAAAACCTGGATAATTGGATAAAATGGCTTAAAGAAAATATCAACCATACCTAG
- a CDS encoding 4Fe-4S dicluster domain-containing protein, translating into MLYKVLTKDDYSRLVKGLIEDYKLIGPKKRDKAVHDFVHIKDIAELDTNYTRTTIPPAKKILFPPTEKLVEYEMGNQIKVKPVIESEEAVLLGINAWDINGLNFLDKLFSTEFVDENYWEKRNKLTVIGMDTEPTETNFALSMDAEYATEGFDIYLTDLGDRYFARVATPKGSQLLEAYTDAKDAGQKDFKDYDDYIDAYRAKFSNKVDIKSFYDNFEIIYDNEEFWKKTAKDCFSCGSCNLVCPTCFCFNVKDDLELNLKNGSKTREWDSCMIPEYGLVAGGHNFRPDKENRLKQRYRCKLKTFYDKFGQYSCVGCGRCIEACLAKINIAEDINSVKKEVNV; encoded by the coding sequence ATGCTATATAAGGTCTTAACCAAGGATGATTATAGCCGGCTGGTAAAAGGATTAATTGAAGATTATAAATTAATCGGACCCAAAAAAAGAGACAAGGCCGTGCATGATTTCGTTCATATCAAGGACATTGCTGAACTGGACACCAATTATACCCGAACTACCATACCACCTGCCAAAAAGATTCTTTTCCCTCCTACAGAAAAGTTGGTTGAATACGAGATGGGGAACCAGATTAAGGTAAAACCGGTTATAGAGAGTGAAGAGGCTGTTTTGCTGGGAATAAATGCCTGGGACATTAACGGCCTTAATTTTTTGGATAAGCTTTTTTCCACCGAGTTTGTAGATGAAAACTACTGGGAAAAAAGGAACAAACTAACTGTAATAGGAATGGATACCGAGCCTACTGAAACCAATTTTGCTTTAAGCATGGATGCAGAATACGCAACTGAAGGTTTTGATATTTATTTAACCGATCTGGGAGACAGGTATTTTGCCAGAGTAGCTACACCAAAGGGAAGCCAGCTGCTGGAAGCATACACCGATGCTAAAGATGCAGGACAAAAAGATTTTAAAGACTATGACGATTATATTGATGCTTATCGGGCAAAATTTAGCAATAAGGTGGATATAAAGAGTTTCTATGATAACTTTGAAATTATTTATGACAATGAAGAATTCTGGAAAAAAACTGCCAAGGATTGCTTTAGCTGCGGCTCATGTAATCTGGTATGTCCTACCTGTTTCTGCTTCAATGTTAAGGATGACCTGGAACTTAATTTAAAAAATGGTTCTAAGACCAGGGAATGGGATTCCTGTATGATACCGGAATACGGTCTGGTTGCAGGTGGCCATAATTTTAGGCCGGATAAAGAAAATCGTCTGAAACAGAGATACCGATGCAAGCTGAAAACATTCTATGATAAATTTGGACAGTATTCCTGCGTTGGTTGCGGAAGATGTATCGAAGCATGTTTGGCAAAAATAAATATTGCTGAAGATATCAATTCAGTTAAGAAAGAGGTGAATGTATAA
- a CDS encoding FAD/NAD(P)-binding protein — MTTPTKEMDKLDHHQKLYEPFIATVKNIKELSPTEKQFDIYIDDPKAREAFNFQPGQFVELTVFGLGEAPFSIPSTPSDKDYFELCVRNTGNVSGALHRMKEGDKVGIRGPFGKGYFPYEDMKGHNVIIIAGGLGMAPVRSLIKYIMENRSDYKRLVIVYGSVSPEYLLYKEEMEEWKNRDDMELCLTVDNPDEAWAGEVGVCTNLIPGIDCPVDDSYVVVCGPPVMYKFVIKELDKKCFKPENIFLSLERRMECGVGKCNHCHIGDKLACVDGPVFSLWEIRNLKEAI; from the coding sequence ATGACTACTCCAACCAAAGAAATGGATAAACTAGATCATCATCAAAAGTTATATGAACCTTTTATAGCTACAGTCAAAAACATAAAGGAACTTTCTCCTACTGAAAAACAGTTTGATATCTATATAGATGACCCCAAGGCCAGGGAAGCTTTTAATTTCCAGCCGGGGCAGTTTGTGGAATTGACTGTTTTTGGATTGGGGGAAGCCCCGTTCTCAATACCTTCTACACCCAGCGATAAAGATTATTTTGAGTTGTGTGTCAGGAATACGGGAAATGTATCCGGCGCCCTGCACAGAATGAAAGAGGGAGATAAGGTAGGAATAAGGGGGCCGTTTGGTAAGGGTTATTTCCCCTATGAAGATATGAAGGGGCATAATGTAATAATTATAGCAGGCGGATTGGGAATGGCGCCGGTTAGATCCCTTATAAAGTACATAATGGAAAACAGGTCAGATTACAAAAGACTGGTAATTGTATATGGTTCAGTAAGTCCCGAATACCTTCTGTATAAGGAAGAAATGGAAGAATGGAAAAACAGGGATGACATGGAGCTGTGTTTGACTGTAGATAATCCCGATGAAGCCTGGGCGGGAGAAGTTGGAGTTTGCACCAATTTGATTCCTGGAATAGATTGCCCGGTAGATGATTCTTATGTAGTGGTTTGCGGACCTCCGGTAATGTATAAATTCGTTATAAAGGAACTGGACAAGAAATGCTTTAAGCCTGAAAATATTTTCCTTTCCTTAGAAAGAAGAATGGAATGTGGAGTGGGAAAATGTAATCATTGCCATATAGGTGACAAGCTGGCATGTGTTGATGGTCCAGTTTTTAGTTTATGGGAAATTAGGAATTTAAAGGAGGCTATATAA
- a CDS encoding NADH:ubiquinone oxidoreductase encodes MSKPKVGVFGFTGCGGCQLEILNLEDQLLDLVSAVDIVHFREAITEYSDNYDIALVEGSITTKHGVERIEKIGGIAKIVVAVGACACTGGLNCLKNLYGLEKAKELVYGDRKDWIDSIETKPIDAYVKVDYMVRGCPPNRFEIVDVVRSLLVGRKPEIPNYPVCVECKRNGNTCLYDLGLTCMGPVTRAGCDSRCPSNSSGCDGCRGPIDDPNVNAQKDIMAEYGLTVEDIMEGFNLYNACKKIEQK; translated from the coding sequence ATGAGTAAGCCGAAAGTAGGAGTTTTTGGATTTACTGGTTGCGGTGGATGCCAATTGGAAATATTGAATTTGGAAGACCAGTTACTGGATTTGGTAAGTGCGGTAGACATTGTGCACTTCAGGGAAGCCATAACTGAATACAGTGATAATTATGACATTGCGCTGGTTGAAGGCTCTATTACCACCAAGCATGGCGTAGAGAGAATAGAAAAGATAGGCGGTATCGCCAAGATAGTTGTGGCAGTTGGCGCCTGTGCCTGCACCGGCGGCCTGAACTGCTTGAAGAATCTTTATGGCCTGGAAAAGGCAAAAGAGCTGGTGTATGGCGACAGAAAAGATTGGATTGATTCTATAGAAACCAAACCTATAGATGCTTATGTTAAGGTAGACTATATGGTTAGGGGGTGCCCGCCAAACAGGTTTGAAATTGTTGATGTAGTAAGGTCTTTGCTGGTGGGAAGAAAGCCGGAGATACCAAATTATCCGGTATGTGTAGAATGTAAGCGAAATGGCAACACCTGCCTGTATGATTTAGGGCTTACTTGCATGGGTCCGGTTACCAGGGCTGGTTGTGACTCAAGATGCCCCAGTAACAGTTCAGGATGTGACGGTTGCAGAGGTCCCATTGATGATCCTAATGTAAACGCTCAAAAAGATATTATGGCTGAATACGGATTAACTGTTGAGGATATAATGGAAGGCTTTAATCTATATAATGCATGTAAAAAGATTGAGCAAAAATAA
- a CDS encoding Ni/Fe hydrogenase subunit alpha codes for MANTFSIEEENISRVEGHGDLVLNVKDKRIEQLQFRIPESPRFFEAMLVGRKWDEPSHITSRICGICSVAHTYASIKATEAAFGIVPTEKITKLRKLIFHHECVQSNVLHVYFLAAPDFFGVGSAISLVDTHPEVVNIALRVKKMANDMVRIIGGRAVHPIRTVVGGFTKLPTEEEMLKMKEMLKSAYPDLETTLKVLKTLSLPDFERETEYISISDPVDYALYDGDIKSSDGWTIDDQEYLSKINEKVVQHSTGKHCWASRDSYMVGALSRFNNNYDQLSDRAKEYAQELGLKAPNYNTFMNNIAQFVEIVHSVDDSIKLIDELMEQGMTEDEAMVDIQPKAGRGVGVVEAPRGLLIHDYTYGDDGKVAKANLIIPTNMNYANVEKDLEALVPAVIDKSEDEIKLACEMLIRAYDPCISCSTHFLNVKLVNK; via the coding sequence ATGGCTAATACTTTTAGTATAGAAGAAGAAAACATTTCAAGGGTAGAAGGTCATGGTGACCTTGTGCTTAACGTAAAAGATAAGAGGATTGAGCAGCTGCAGTTCAGGATTCCTGAATCACCAAGGTTTTTTGAGGCTATGCTGGTTGGCAGGAAATGGGATGAGCCCTCACATATTACTTCAAGGATTTGCGGTATCTGTTCGGTAGCCCACACCTATGCTTCCATAAAGGCCACTGAAGCTGCTTTTGGTATTGTTCCCACAGAAAAGATAACCAAGCTAAGAAAATTAATATTTCACCATGAATGTGTTCAGAGTAATGTATTGCATGTATATTTTCTGGCAGCACCTGATTTCTTTGGGGTAGGCAGTGCCATATCTTTGGTGGATACCCATCCGGAAGTGGTAAACATTGCCCTCAGGGTTAAAAAAATGGCCAATGATATGGTAAGGATTATAGGGGGAAGAGCAGTTCATCCTATAAGAACAGTAGTTGGCGGCTTTACAAAATTGCCCACTGAAGAGGAAATGTTGAAGATGAAGGAAATGCTTAAATCAGCATATCCTGATCTGGAGACAACCTTAAAGGTTTTAAAGACCCTGAGCTTACCAGATTTTGAAAGAGAAACAGAATATATCTCTATTTCCGATCCGGTTGATTATGCATTGTATGATGGAGACATAAAATCAAGTGATGGCTGGACCATAGATGACCAGGAATACCTGAGTAAGATAAATGAAAAAGTTGTCCAGCATTCTACCGGAAAACACTGCTGGGCTTCCAGAGATTCTTATATGGTAGGTGCTTTGTCCAGGTTTAACAACAACTATGATCAGCTGTCAGACAGAGCAAAGGAATATGCCCAGGAACTGGGCCTGAAAGCTCCTAATTACAATACCTTTATGAACAATATTGCCCAGTTTGTAGAAATAGTACATAGTGTTGATGATAGTATTAAGCTTATAGACGAGCTGATGGAACAGGGAATGACTGAAGATGAAGCAATGGTAGATATTCAGCCCAAGGCTGGCAGGGGAGTAGGAGTGGTAGAGGCACCCAGAGGACTGCTGATTCATGATTACACCTATGGAGACGATGGAAAGGTTGCCAAAGCAAACCTTATAATTCCTACCAATATGAACTATGCCAATGTTGAAAAAGACCTGGAGGCTTTAGTACCAGCGGTAATAGATAAAAGTGAAGATGAAATTAAGCTGGCCTGTGAGATGCTCATAAGGGCATATGATCCATGTATTTCATGTTCAACACATTTCTTAAATGTAAAGTTGGTAAATAAATAA
- a CDS encoding hydrogenase maturation protease, which yields MFKPNIPKTSIKVIGFGNIFMSDDAIGIKVLDKLGPLPAGVEVIDGGTSAADLISYAKESEKLIIIDAVDAGQDTGEVLKFRLADIGHFIKKVKSYSLHDFGLAEALSLIEKLNIPAEIIIIGIKPKNISFGEELSEEVEKKIPEIKSMVLEEIPD from the coding sequence ATGTTTAAACCTAATATTCCCAAAACCAGCATAAAAGTGATTGGTTTTGGGAATATTTTTATGTCAGATGATGCAATAGGGATTAAAGTACTGGATAAATTGGGACCTCTGCCTGCAGGAGTAGAGGTTATAGATGGAGGCACCTCTGCTGCTGATTTGATTTCCTATGCTAAAGAGAGTGAAAAGCTAATCATAATTGATGCGGTAGATGCAGGCCAGGACACAGGGGAAGTATTGAAGTTTAGGCTGGCGGATATCGGTCATTTTATTAAGAAAGTAAAAAGCTATTCATTACATGACTTTGGCTTGGCTGAAGCCCTGTCATTAATTGAAAAACTTAACATCCCGGCGGAGATAATTATAATAGGAATTAAGCCTAAAAATATTAGCTTCGGGGAAGAGCTGTCTGAAGAAGTAGAGAAGAAAATACCGGAGATTAAAAGTATGGTGCTGGAAGAAATTCCTGATTGA
- the hypE gene encoding hydrogenase expression/formation protein HypE: MNNRKKFEDQIIQLSHGDGGLKTSQLINNLILDYLGNSTLNKMEDSAIIETGGSRLAFTTDSFVVNPIFFPGGDIGKLSICGTVNDLATTGCTALGLSFSLIMEEGFPTKHLKKILASIKATSLEAGVNIITGDTKVVEKGSVDKIFINTSGLGIIKHGLSLSTEKIKAGDKIIINGPIGDHGISILSQREEFNFKSNIISDCAPLNSMVDEIISRSRRIHALRDATRGGLATVLLEMADTSNHSMNVYSKNIKVTNEVKGICDFLGLDPLYIANEGKMVMFVDARDADIVLKTIRQNKYGQQASIIGEVGPKGSCSVILNTEIGTRRMLDMQYGEQLPRIC; encoded by the coding sequence ATCAACAACCGTAAAAAATTCGAAGACCAGATAATACAATTATCCCACGGAGATGGCGGCTTAAAAACCAGCCAGCTGATTAATAATCTGATCCTTGATTATCTCGGCAACAGTACTCTCAACAAAATGGAAGACAGTGCCATAATTGAAACTGGAGGCTCAAGGCTTGCTTTTACCACTGACAGTTTCGTGGTTAACCCCATATTTTTCCCCGGGGGCGATATTGGCAAATTAAGTATATGCGGCACAGTGAATGACCTGGCTACTACCGGTTGCACTGCTTTAGGCTTAAGTTTTTCCCTTATTATGGAAGAAGGTTTTCCCACCAAACATCTTAAGAAAATCCTTGCTTCCATTAAAGCCACTTCCCTGGAAGCGGGAGTAAACATAATAACCGGAGATACCAAGGTGGTAGAAAAAGGAAGCGTGGATAAAATTTTTATCAACACTTCAGGCCTAGGCATAATCAAGCATGGCCTGAGCCTATCAACTGAAAAGATAAAAGCTGGAGATAAAATAATTATAAACGGTCCCATAGGAGACCATGGGATATCCATACTGAGCCAGAGAGAAGAGTTTAATTTCAAATCTAATATTATCAGCGACTGTGCACCCTTAAATTCAATGGTTGATGAAATAATATCCAGATCCAGAAGAATACATGCTTTAAGGGATGCTACCCGCGGCGGTTTGGCCACAGTACTTTTGGAAATGGCAGACACCTCCAACCACAGTATGAATGTATATAGTAAAAATATTAAGGTTACCAATGAGGTAAAGGGAATCTGTGATTTTCTGGGGCTGGACCCTCTCTACATTGCCAATGAAGGTAAAATGGTTATGTTTGTAGATGCCAGAGACGCTGATATTGTTCTAAAAACTATCAGACAAAACAAATACGGCCAGCAGGCAAGCATTATTGGAGAAGTAGGACCAAAAGGTAGCTGCTCGGTAATACTTAATACAGAAATAGGCACCAGAAGGATGCTGGATATGCAGTACGGGGAACAACTACCCCGGATATGTTAA
- the hypD gene encoding hydrogenase formation protein HypD: MIDTLQQAKSFIQKYNTHQPVNIMEVCGTHTMAISRHGLRQLLPPNINLISGPGCPVCVTSAYDIDWILEIIKNHELKLFSFGDMIRVPGTESSLLEQKSQGKDITICYSPTDALNYAVKNPHKKVLFVAIGFETTTPLSSVVIKRAAEYDLNNFFIFSTHKLVPPALKLLVEDKQLNINGFLCPGHVSAIIGSEPYNFIPENYGIPCVISGFEPADIMISIAMILRQLKFNQPETQIQYKSVVKPEGNLVAVKNIYDVFLKADSRWRGLGPIAGSGLELKPDYNRFDAKLNFPVKDIMPKQNPACDCGNVLKGLKKPPECKLFAKLCTPQNPVGPCMVSSEGSCAAYYRYERFNLERT; this comes from the coding sequence ATGATTGACACCCTTCAGCAGGCCAAATCATTTATCCAAAAATACAATACCCACCAGCCGGTCAATATAATGGAGGTTTGCGGTACCCATACCATGGCTATATCCAGACATGGCCTGAGACAGCTTTTGCCCCCAAACATTAACCTTATCAGCGGCCCCGGTTGTCCGGTTTGCGTTACTTCGGCTTATGATATCGACTGGATACTGGAGATTATAAAAAATCATGAACTCAAACTATTCAGTTTTGGGGATATGATCCGGGTCCCGGGAACAGAATCCAGCCTACTGGAACAAAAGTCCCAGGGTAAAGACATAACCATATGCTACTCCCCTACTGATGCCTTAAACTATGCGGTAAAAAATCCCCATAAAAAAGTCTTATTCGTGGCTATAGGTTTTGAAACCACAACCCCCCTGTCATCAGTAGTGATTAAAAGGGCTGCAGAATACGACCTCAATAATTTTTTCATATTTTCTACCCATAAACTGGTGCCCCCTGCTCTGAAATTATTGGTAGAAGATAAGCAGTTAAATATTAACGGGTTCCTCTGCCCTGGCCATGTATCAGCAATAATTGGTTCAGAACCCTACAATTTTATTCCTGAAAATTACGGCATTCCATGTGTGATCAGCGGTTTTGAGCCGGCAGACATCATGATTTCCATTGCTATGATATTGAGGCAGCTTAAGTTTAACCAGCCCGAAACACAGATACAGTATAAATCAGTAGTTAAACCAGAGGGAAACTTAGTAGCTGTTAAAAATATCTATGATGTATTTTTAAAAGCTGATTCCAGGTGGAGGGGCCTGGGACCGATTGCTGGCAGCGGACTGGAATTAAAACCAGATTATAACCGTTTTGATGCCAAATTAAATTTTCCCGTGAAAGATATAATGCCTAAACAGAACCCGGCCTGTGATTGCGGCAATGTTTTAAAAGGCTTAAAAAAACCACCTGAATGCAAACTATTTGCAAAACTCTGCACCCCCCAGAACCCGGTAGGGCCATGTATGGTTTCCAGCGAAGGATCCTGTGCAGCTTATTACCGTTACGAGAGATTCAATTTAGAAAGGACTTAA
- a CDS encoding HypC/HybG/HupF family hydrogenase formation chaperone, translating to MCLAIPAKVIKIENNSAEVETLGVTKTVDITLIPEVRQDDYVLVHAGFAIQIVEKEDALAVQGYWKEFADD from the coding sequence ATGTGTTTAGCTATACCGGCAAAAGTCATAAAAATAGAGAATAACTCAGCAGAAGTAGAAACTCTGGGAGTTACCAAAACTGTAGATATAACTTTGATTCCAGAAGTAAGGCAGGACGATTATGTATTGGTACATGCAGGGTTTGCCATCCAGATAGTAGAAAAAGAAGACGCTCTGGCAGTACAGGGATACTGGAAGGAATTTGCTGATGATTGA